The Haloplanus natans DSM 17983 DNA segment GTTCCACCTCGCGGCACCGACCCTCGATATCCGCGACGATGCGCTCGACGACGCGTTCGGCCTCCTCGACGAGGATGGGTTTTATTTTTCCGACCACCCAGTCCAGCGAGACGAACCGCGGGAGATCGAGCATACCGCCGCCGACGGAGTCGGGGTCGAACTCGACTTCGAGGTGGACGCGACACGCCACCTCGGCGTCCGCGGGCAGCCCCGGGGGCACCGAATCGAGGGGTTCGACCCGCCAGTTCCCGTAGGCGTCGAGGTCCTTGGTCACCCGCCAGTCGAGGCGGGCCGGCGAGTCGGCGTCCGTCACTTCCGTGTGGGCGGTGTAGGAGAGTTTCCACCACGCGAAACGCAGGCGGTAGCGCGTCCCCGGCGACCCGTCGCCGTCGGCTGTGACGCCCGTCAGATACTTCGAATACCGGGCGTAGCGCGGAAAGTCCACGAGGAAGTCGTACACCTCGTCGGGCGGGAGGCAGACGACAGTGCTGACGTGGATGCGGTCCACGGGGAGTCGTTGGCCCGGATCGTGGTAAGCGTTCCGCGCCGTTCTCGCCTGGTCCGGATCTTCGGCCGCGGCCGCGTCGCCAAAGACCGACGCGGCGCCGAGGGCGACGTACCGAGGAAGGCGGCGGGAAACCAGCCGAGCGGCCCTCTCGTGAGGAGGACGACCGGCATCCCGAGCAGCGCGTAGAGCACGCGTTCGGACTCCCGCGTCGTGGTCGGTGCTGATCCGCGGGACGCAACTCGGCCTCGCGGGGTCGATGGCGACGCTTCGCGGTACGCTCGCCGTCATCGACGCCCCGGAGACGGGGTAACCGGCGGCGTTGCGGGCGCGGTAGAACGGAGCCGCCGACGGTCGAGACCGTCAGTCGTCGGCGACGGGCGCCGCCGGTTCCGGGCTGGCTTCCGGGCGGTCCGAAATCGGCGTCCACGCGAGGTCGCCCGCGTAGTGGAACGCGCGGTGGTCCTGCTCCGGGTCGACGACGGTCAGCGAGAGCCAGCCGTTGTCGAGGAGGCCGGCCACGTTCGCGTGGTCGGCCAGCGTATCGGTGACGCGGTCGACCGGCGCGTGGATCACCGTCGAGAGGCGGAGCGGCTGATGGTAGGGTTCGTCGGCCACGCTCCACAGCGACTGGCGCGGAAGGCCAGTCAGCAGGTCGCCGCCGTTGCCCTGGTAGACGCCGACGTTGCCGACGGGGTTCTGGGTCACCTTCGACCCGCTCCCGTAGGCCGCGTTGTCGACTGTCGCGAAGTAGTACTGCGCGTTGATCCACTGGGTGACGACCATCGGCCCGGTCAGGATGGCTTCGAGGGCGTCGCCGTCGGGGTCGGTCCGCCAGTCGTAGGAGTGGAGAAAGGTCCGGCCGTCCAGATCCAGGTCGTCGGTGAGCGCGCGCGGGCCGACGACGAAGCCGGCGTTGCCGGCCAGCCCCCACTCGGGGCGTGTCTCGGCCCAGTCGGCGGCGCGGCGCTCGGTTTCGTGGACGGCCGCGTCGGCGTCCGCGCCCATGTCGCCCGCACGTTCGGCGGCCGCCCCGGCGCGGGCCGTCGCGAGGTCCGCGCGGAGTTGTTCGATGTCGTCGGCGTGTGTCTCGGGAACGTCGCCGGCGTACAGTTCGATTTCGTCGGTCGTCGTGTTGTGCTCGGCGGCGACGAAGACGGTGTCCGCGGGCACGTCGATGTCGCGGTCACGGAGGTGCGTTTTGACCGCCTCGTCGTTGCAGATGGCGGCGAGGACGCGGGCGTTCGGCCCCCCGGCCGAACCGGCGCAGGCGCCACAGTCGAGGCTGGAGTCGAACGGGTTGTTCGCCGTCTCACTGGCGTGGCCGGTGAAGACGACGATACGGGCGAACGCCTCCCAGCCCATGCAGTCGAAGGCCGTCGCGGCGTAGTCGACCTTCTCCTCGAGCGTGAGGCCCTCGCGGAGTTCGGTGACGGCATCGGGGTTGTAATCGACCGTCGGCGCGCAGAACTCGTGAGTGTCTGGAATCCGGTCGCCGATAGCGTCGCGAAGGTCGTGGACACGCCCGGGAATCAGCGTCCGCGCGGCCAGGGTGGCCCCGTAGCCCGCGCCCGCGCCCTCGACGAAGCTGAACGCCGTCGCGGCGTTGGCTTTGAGGCGTTTCACCGCCGTCGTCCCGGCGTCGAGCGCGGCGTGCCAGCGGTCGTGGGTGTCGCACTCGCCGTCGGTCGTCGTCGGCCGCTCCGAGATGCGGTGGTCGGCGTCGAGGATTGGCGGACAGGCGTCGACGGTCACGTCCGAATCGTAGCCGGCGTAGCGCATCGGCACGCCGAAGAAGCCGGCGTAGCCGTGGGTTTCGTAGTCGCCAGCGGCTTCGACGTGGCGACGGATGATTTCCGAGCGCGTGTCGATACAGAAGACGAGTTGGGCGTCCGGGCGGCCGTCGTCCGCCTCCGTGACCGACGCGCTCGCGTCGGTGAGGGCGTCGACCAGTTCGTCGCGGTAGGTCGCCTCCCACGCCGTCAGCCACACCTCTGGGAGCGGGACGGCGCCGTCGGAAGCGTCCGTGCCCTCGGCCTCGTCTACGGACGCAACGAGGGGCGCGTCGAACTGGTCGACAAGCGCCAGACGGACCGCCAGATAGCCCGAGAGCGTGATCGGATACGCCGACTGCCAGGCGTCGTCGTCGGCCGCGCGGCGTTTCAGAAAGCCCGTCCATCCGGGGAGCGCGGCTAGCTGGAACTCGAAGATGTCCTGCCACTCGCCGACCGGCTTCGCGTCGAGGTAGTCGCGGATGGCGTCGACGGGGCGGTCGGGAAGGGCGGCGATGGCGTCGCCATTTGGAACCTCGTCGTCGTGGGGCGCGACGGTGCGAAACGCCGCGTAGAACCCCCGCTCGCGGTTCGGCATGGGCCACTCCGCGCGCCCTTGGTCCATGAAGGCCGCCAGCCACTTCGTCAGGACGGCGTCGACCCGGTCGGTGGCCGTCGTCGCGTCGGGCGTCTCGGCCGGCGACTCGGCGGCCAGCCGGTCGAGCGACGCCTCGGGGTCGGCATCGTAGCCGTGCGCGGTCAGTTCGGCCGCGAGCAGTTCCGGATCGATCCGCCCGTCCGCCAGCGCGTGACGGAAGACGTCAGCGCTCGGGTAGCCGTCGCCGCCGAGCAGCCGTTCGGCGTCGGCGACGGCCTCGTGGAACGGCCGGTCCTCGAAGCCGGCGAGCGGGTTGGCCGTGACGAACGAGTGGAGCGGCCAGACGGAGCCGACCGCGTCGGCTGCCGCGTCGATACTCTCCTCGATGGCGGGGTCAGTACTCATCGTATTCCTCCGTAGTGGTCAACAGCGTGTCAGATGCCGGGTGGCTAGCGTTCAACAGCGCGACGTACAGGCGAGTGCTGTGTCGGTAGACGCCGCTCTCGACGGCAAGATACGCGGCGACAAAGGCTGCGGCGACGAGTCCGTGAACGGGCGTCAATGCTGCGTGCTGGCCGACCGCGGGGAGGCCGGCCAGTGCGCCCTCGATCAGACGGTAGATGCCCGCGTAGACGGCGAGCGCGGGGAGGGCGACCAGCGGAACCCCGCCGTAGCGAACCGCGGCCGGCAGATCGGCCCGCACCACGACGCCGCGGGCGGCCTGCAGAACCGTCAGGACGACCAGCAGCGTGAGCAGGAGGCCGCTCCCCTCGCCTTTGCCCGTGAGGGTGGCGAACAGAGCGCCGCCCGCGAGCGCGGTGAGGGCGACGACGGCGAGGCCGAGGGGACCCGTTCCGTCCCCAGTCGTCCCCGTTGGACTCCCGTGTTCTACCCGGCTCCCCGACGCGAGGAACTGGTACGCCTTGTAGAACCCGTGCAGAATCAGGTGGGTGACGGCGGCGCTGAAAAAGCCCAGCCCGGCCTGCACGATCATGAATCCCATCTGGCCGACGGTCGAGCAGCCGAGTTTGCTCTTGATATCCGGCCGAACGGTTTTCAGGAACTTTCCGAGCAGCGCGCTCGTCGCGCCAACGAGGACGACGGCG contains these protein-coding regions:
- a CDS encoding type II toxin-antitoxin system RatA family toxin, which produces MDRIHVSTVVCLPPDEVYDFLVDFPRYARYSKYLTGVTADGDGSPGTRYRLRFAWWKLSYTAHTEVTDADSPARLDWRVTKDLDAYGNWRVEPLDSVPPGLPADAEVACRVHLEVEFDPDSVGGGMLDLPRFVSLDWVVGKIKPILVEEAERVVERIVADIEGRCREVELVVHEVPGGV
- a CDS encoding DUF2309 domain-containing protein, with the protein product MSTDPAIEESIDAAADAVGSVWPLHSFVTANPLAGFEDRPFHEAVADAERLLGGDGYPSADVFRHALADGRIDPELLAAELTAHGYDADPEASLDRLAAESPAETPDATTATDRVDAVLTKWLAAFMDQGRAEWPMPNRERGFYAAFRTVAPHDDEVPNGDAIAALPDRPVDAIRDYLDAKPVGEWQDIFEFQLAALPGWTGFLKRRAADDDAWQSAYPITLSGYLAVRLALVDQFDAPLVASVDEAEGTDASDGAVPLPEVWLTAWEATYRDELVDALTDASASVTEADDGRPDAQLVFCIDTRSEIIRRHVEAAGDYETHGYAGFFGVPMRYAGYDSDVTVDACPPILDADHRISERPTTTDGECDTHDRWHAALDAGTTAVKRLKANAATAFSFVEGAGAGYGATLAARTLIPGRVHDLRDAIGDRIPDTHEFCAPTVDYNPDAVTELREGLTLEEKVDYAATAFDCMGWEAFARIVVFTGHASETANNPFDSSLDCGACAGSAGGPNARVLAAICNDEAVKTHLRDRDIDVPADTVFVAAEHNTTTDEIELYAGDVPETHADDIEQLRADLATARAGAAAERAGDMGADADAAVHETERRAADWAETRPEWGLAGNAGFVVGPRALTDDLDLDGRTFLHSYDWRTDPDGDALEAILTGPMVVTQWINAQYYFATVDNAAYGSGSKVTQNPVGNVGVYQGNGGDLLTGLPRQSLWSVADEPYHQPLRLSTVIHAPVDRVTDTLADHANVAGLLDNGWLSLTVVDPEQDHRAFHYAGDLAWTPISDRPEASPEPAAPVADD